A genomic window from Cupriavidus basilensis includes:
- a CDS encoding LysR family transcriptional regulator — protein sequence MRVLELDQLRTFVTVADAGSLSAAAPRLFLSQSSVSEQLRKLEERAGVPLLTRGKQGAAPTPAGTRLLEHARRILALSELALQDLRGHTLDGELRLAVTDYFRPGEIAGMLRGLRERYPYLRLHVQVTKSSVIDAGMHTDDFDIGLSMRLPGKGGGQQAGAKGVRGTVLRREALAWVAAQGEAERVSGPLPLVLLPDTCSLHQFVVQTLRRRRLDHVIAHSASGVAGLHLALAAGLGVSCLNESAIGPGVARIDAATLARLKLPALPTAEFFLLPARAGEAALVGKVRTALAEQFA from the coding sequence ATGCGCGTACTTGAACTCGACCAGCTACGCACGTTCGTGACCGTGGCGGACGCCGGCAGCCTGTCCGCCGCGGCGCCTCGGCTGTTCCTGTCGCAGTCCTCGGTCAGCGAGCAACTGCGCAAGCTGGAGGAGCGCGCCGGCGTGCCGCTGCTCACGCGCGGCAAGCAGGGCGCGGCGCCGACACCCGCCGGCACGCGCTTGCTCGAGCATGCGCGGCGCATCCTCGCGCTGTCCGAGCTGGCGCTGCAAGACCTGCGCGGCCACACGCTGGATGGCGAGTTGCGGCTCGCGGTGACGGACTACTTCCGACCGGGCGAGATTGCCGGCATGCTGCGCGGGCTGCGCGAGCGCTATCCCTACCTGCGGCTGCATGTACAGGTGACGAAAAGCAGCGTCATCGATGCGGGAATGCACACCGATGATTTCGATATCGGATTGTCGATGCGGTTGCCGGGCAAGGGGGGAGGCCAGCAGGCTGGCGCCAAGGGCGTGCGCGGCACCGTGCTGCGCCGCGAAGCGCTGGCCTGGGTCGCGGCGCAGGGCGAGGCGGAGCGCGTGAGCGGCCCGCTGCCGCTGGTGCTGCTGCCCGATACCTGCTCGCTGCATCAGTTCGTGGTGCAGACGCTGCGGCGACGGCGCCTGGACCACGTGATCGCCCATTCCGCCTCCGGCGTCGCTGGCCTGCATCTGGCGCTGGCTGCCGGGCTTGGCGTCTCGTGCCTGAACGAGTCGGCGATCGGGCCGGGCGTGGCGCGGATCGATGCCGCTACGCTGGCCAGGCTCAAGCTGCCGGCCCTGCCCACGGCGGAATTTTTCCTGCTGCCTGCACGGGCCGGGGAAGCGGCACTGGTCGGGAAGGTGAGGACAGCGCTGGCGGAGCAGTTCGCATAA
- a CDS encoding tautomerase family protein — MPHINLQISGKPNASLTRRSAAAVAELTQRVLGKKPEVTVVSVQYIDHDAWIIGGEPLSELGRNAFHLDISVTDETNTKAEKAQYLKAVFEALSELIGNVHPVSYIHVVDARAATYGYGGLSQEYRYQHG, encoded by the coding sequence ATGCCCCACATCAACCTGCAGATTTCCGGCAAGCCCAATGCATCGCTGACCCGCCGCAGCGCCGCCGCCGTAGCCGAACTGACCCAGCGCGTACTCGGCAAGAAGCCGGAGGTCACCGTCGTTTCCGTGCAGTACATCGACCACGACGCCTGGATCATTGGCGGCGAGCCGCTCTCGGAGCTTGGCCGCAACGCCTTTCACCTCGACATCAGCGTAACGGACGAAACCAACACCAAGGCCGAGAAAGCGCAGTACCTGAAGGCCGTGTTCGAGGCCCTCTCGGAGCTGATCGGCAACGTACATCCGGTTTCATACATCCACGTGGTGGATGCGCGCGCCGCCACCTACGGCTACGGTGGCCTGTCCCAGGAATACCGCTACCAGCACGGCTGA
- a CDS encoding GntP family permease: MSFLIVLAALAFLMFAAYRGYSVILFAPVAALGAVLLTEPAAVAPVFSGIFMEKMVGFVKLYFPVFLLGAVFGKVIELSGFSESIVAAAIRYIGRSRANAVIVAVCALLTYGGVSLFVVVFAVYPFAAELYRQSNIPKRLMPGAIALGAFSFTMDSLPGTPQIQNIIPTTFFKTTTWAAPVLGLLGSLFIIGVGLGYLEWRRRAAMARGEGYGAALRNEPERSQTGHLPHPALALLPLVVVGVANFVFTRMIPQWYGSSYSVSLPGLAKPVETQIATVTAIWAVEAALLLGIVVVVATAFGAVRERFAEGSKSAIGGALLAAMNTASEYGFGGVIAALPGFLVVSDALKSIANPLVNAAVSVSTLAGITGSASGGMSIALAAMSDTFIHGAQAAGIPLEVLHRVVSMASGGMDTLPHNGAVITLLAVTGLTHRESYRDIFAVTVIKTLAVLFVITVYYVTGLA, encoded by the coding sequence ATGTCCTTCCTCATCGTCCTGGCCGCCCTGGCCTTCTTGATGTTTGCGGCCTACCGCGGCTACAGCGTCATCCTGTTCGCCCCGGTGGCCGCGCTTGGCGCCGTGCTGCTGACCGAGCCCGCCGCCGTGGCGCCGGTCTTCTCCGGCATCTTCATGGAGAAGATGGTCGGCTTCGTCAAACTGTATTTCCCGGTCTTCCTGCTGGGCGCCGTGTTCGGCAAGGTAATCGAGCTGTCGGGTTTCTCGGAGTCCATCGTGGCTGCGGCCATCCGCTATATAGGCCGCTCGCGTGCCAATGCGGTGATCGTCGCCGTTTGCGCGCTGCTGACCTATGGCGGCGTCTCGCTGTTCGTGGTGGTGTTCGCCGTCTATCCGTTCGCGGCGGAGCTTTACCGGCAGAGCAATATCCCCAAGCGGCTGATGCCGGGCGCCATTGCGCTGGGCGCGTTCTCGTTCACCATGGACTCGCTGCCGGGCACGCCGCAGATCCAGAACATCATCCCCACCACCTTCTTCAAGACCACGACCTGGGCAGCGCCGGTGCTAGGCCTGCTCGGCTCGCTGTTCATCATCGGGGTGGGCCTGGGCTACCTGGAGTGGCGCCGCCGCGCGGCCATGGCACGCGGCGAGGGCTACGGCGCAGCGTTGCGCAATGAGCCGGAGCGCAGCCAGACCGGCCACCTGCCGCATCCGGCACTGGCGCTGCTGCCGCTGGTGGTGGTGGGCGTGGCCAACTTCGTCTTCACGCGCATGATTCCGCAGTGGTACGGCAGCAGCTACAGCGTGTCGCTGCCCGGGCTGGCCAAGCCCGTGGAGACCCAGATCGCCACGGTGACCGCGATCTGGGCGGTGGAGGCGGCGCTGCTGCTGGGCATCGTGGTGGTGGTGGCAACGGCGTTCGGCGCGGTGCGTGAGCGCTTTGCCGAGGGCAGCAAGAGTGCCATCGGCGGCGCGCTGCTGGCCGCCATGAACACGGCCTCGGAGTATGGCTTCGGCGGCGTGATCGCCGCGCTGCCCGGCTTCCTGGTCGTCAGCGATGCGCTCAAGAGCATCGCCAACCCGCTGGTCAATGCCGCCGTGTCTGTCAGCACGCTGGCGGGCATCACCGGCTCGGCGTCGGGCGGCATGAGCATCGCGCTGGCCGCCATGTCGGACACGTTCATCCACGGCGCGCAGGCCGCCGGCATTCCGCTCGAGGTGCTGCACCGTGTGGTGTCCATGGCCAGCGGCGGCATGGATACGCTGCCGCACAACGGCGCCGTGATCACCCTGCTGGCGGTGACGGGCCTGACGCACCGGGAGTCCTACCGCGACATTTTCGCGGTGACCGTCATCAAGACGCTGGCCGTGCTCTTCGTGATCACGGTCTACTACGTGACCGGCCTGGCCTGA
- a CDS encoding aldo/keto reductase gives MKTVSLPGGESVAALGMGTWNMGDQPAARAEELATLRLGLDLGLTLIDTAEMYGDGRSEELVGEAIAGRRDEVFLVSKVYPHNAGRTGAVAACERSLRRLGTDRLDLYLLHWRGGVPLAETMEAFMALRKAGKIRYFGVSNLDLDDMRALWRVPGGKEVAANQLLYNLTRRGIEWDLLPWLREHGVPLMAYSPIEQATLLRNPRLAGFAKKHGISPVQAALGWLLAQQGVIAIPKTSHRERLRENHGALALRLSAQQLAELDAAFQPPDGPHPLAML, from the coding sequence ATGAAAACCGTGAGTCTGCCCGGCGGCGAAAGCGTTGCCGCGCTCGGCATGGGCACCTGGAACATGGGCGATCAGCCGGCCGCGCGCGCGGAAGAACTTGCCACGCTGCGTCTCGGGCTGGACCTGGGCCTGACGCTCATCGACACCGCCGAGATGTACGGCGATGGCCGCTCGGAGGAACTGGTCGGCGAAGCCATCGCCGGCCGGCGCGACGAGGTCTTCCTGGTCAGCAAGGTGTACCCGCACAACGCCGGGCGCACCGGCGCGGTGGCCGCCTGCGAACGCAGCCTGCGCCGCCTGGGCACCGACCGCCTCGACCTGTACCTGCTGCACTGGCGTGGGGGCGTACCGTTGGCGGAGACCATGGAGGCCTTCATGGCGCTGCGCAAGGCCGGCAAGATCCGGTACTTCGGCGTCAGCAACCTCGACCTTGACGATATGCGCGCTCTGTGGCGCGTGCCCGGCGGCAAGGAGGTAGCGGCCAACCAGTTGCTCTACAACCTCACGCGGCGCGGCATCGAGTGGGACTTGCTGCCCTGGCTGCGCGAGCATGGCGTTCCGTTGATGGCTTACTCGCCGATCGAGCAAGCCACGCTGCTGCGCAATCCCCGGCTTGCAGGCTTTGCCAAGAAACATGGCATCAGCCCGGTGCAGGCGGCGCTGGGCTGGCTGCTGGCGCAGCAGGGCGTCATCGCGATTCCCAAGACCAGCCACCGCGAGCGCCTGCGCGAGAACCACGGCGCACTCGCGCTGCGACTCTCCGCGCAGCAACTGGCCGAGCTGGACGCGGCCTTCCAGCCACCGGACGGCCCGCACCCGCTGGCGATGCTGTGA
- a CDS encoding FAD-containing oxidoreductase — MTLDYDAIIIGTGQAGPPLAARLSAAGQKVAVIERQSFGGTCVNTGCIPTKTMVASAYAANLARRGAEYGVVPTGPVTVDMARVKARKDGVVGKSMHGVETWVRMLEHGTVHLGHARFEGPDTVRVNDTLLRARNIFINVGGRAAAPPMPGIEQVDYLTNAGMMRVDTLPRHLLVVGGSYIGLEFGQMFRRFGSEVTIVQRGPRLIEREDPDVSDAVRGILAAEGIALRLDAECIALEQRGAEVVVKMDCAQGAPEIVGSHVLLAVGRRPNTDDLGLDRAGIAVDARGYIQVDEQLRTNVPGIWAMGDCNGRGAFTHTAYNDFEIVAANLLDAASGEPPRTLGDRIPAYALYTDPPLGRVGMNEAEARRSGRNVLVGMRPMTRVGRAVEKGETQGFMKILVDADSREILGAAVLGVGGDEVIHCILDAMYACAPYTVLQRAMHIHPTVSELIPTMLGELHALEPAGLAA; from the coding sequence ATGACACTCGACTACGACGCCATCATCATCGGCACCGGCCAGGCCGGCCCCCCGCTGGCGGCGCGCCTGAGCGCGGCCGGCCAGAAGGTGGCCGTGATCGAGCGCCAGTCGTTCGGCGGGACCTGCGTCAACACTGGCTGCATCCCCACCAAGACCATGGTGGCGAGCGCCTACGCGGCTAACCTGGCCCGGCGCGGCGCCGAGTACGGCGTGGTGCCCACCGGGCCTGTGACGGTGGATATGGCTCGCGTCAAGGCGCGCAAGGACGGCGTCGTCGGCAAGTCCATGCACGGCGTGGAAACGTGGGTGCGCATGCTGGAACATGGCACCGTCCATCTCGGCCACGCGCGCTTCGAGGGCCCGGACACTGTGCGCGTGAACGACACCCTGCTGCGAGCTCGCAATATCTTCATCAACGTCGGCGGGCGTGCCGCTGCGCCGCCGATGCCCGGGATCGAACAGGTGGACTACCTGACCAACGCCGGCATGATGCGCGTGGACACCTTGCCGCGGCACCTGCTGGTAGTGGGCGGCAGTTATATCGGGCTGGAGTTCGGCCAGATGTTTCGCCGCTTCGGCAGCGAGGTCACCATCGTGCAGCGCGGCCCGCGCCTGATCGAGCGGGAGGATCCCGATGTGTCCGACGCCGTGCGCGGCATCCTCGCCGCCGAGGGCATCGCGCTGCGCCTCGATGCCGAGTGCATCGCGCTGGAACAGCGCGGCGCCGAGGTCGTGGTGAAGATGGATTGCGCGCAAGGCGCGCCCGAGATCGTCGGCTCGCACGTGCTGCTGGCGGTGGGACGGCGGCCCAATACCGACGATCTTGGCCTGGACCGCGCCGGCATCGCCGTGGATGCGCGTGGCTACATCCAGGTGGACGAGCAGTTGCGCACCAATGTGCCCGGCATCTGGGCCATGGGCGACTGCAACGGGCGCGGCGCCTTCACCCATACCGCCTACAACGATTTCGAGATCGTCGCGGCCAACCTGCTGGACGCGGCATCCGGCGAGCCGCCCCGCACGCTCGGCGACCGCATCCCCGCCTATGCCCTCTACACCGACCCGCCGCTGGGGCGCGTGGGCATGAACGAGGCCGAGGCGCGCCGGTCCGGGCGCAATGTGCTGGTTGGCATGCGGCCGATGACGCGGGTTGGCCGCGCGGTGGAAAAAGGCGAGACGCAAGGCTTCATGAAGATCCTGGTCGATGCCGACAGCCGCGAGATCCTTGGCGCGGCGGTGCTGGGCGTGGGCGGCGACGAGGTGATCCATTGCATCCTCGACGCGATGTATGCGTGCGCGCCGTACACGGTGCTCCAGCGCGCCATGCATATCCACCCAACGGTGTCCGAGCTGATCCCGACCATGCTGGGAGAGCTGCATGCGCTGGAGCCGGCCGGCCTGGCGGCGTAA
- a CDS encoding DUF6388 family protein translates to MTLSPERLQLAHERFLADNPEVVALLKVITPRHARAVGMSVEAFQLSELERAIGREARLRRLTVEELLLVYLGERAAPAPRR, encoded by the coding sequence ATGACTCTTTCCCCCGAACGCTTGCAACTTGCCCATGAGCGTTTTCTCGCCGACAACCCCGAAGTGGTGGCGCTGCTCAAGGTCATCACCCCGCGCCACGCTCGCGCTGTCGGCATGAGCGTGGAAGCCTTCCAGCTCTCTGAGCTGGAGCGCGCCATTGGACGCGAAGCCAGGCTCCGGCGCCTCACCGTCGAGGAGCTGCTGCTGGTGTACCTGGGCGAGCGCGCGGCGCCGGCGCCGCGGCGCTAG
- a CDS encoding YSC84-related protein, with translation MERRSFLTVGAGLVVASSGLLGACTTTPNAPTDKAAKRREIDGGVDGTLNKLYETAKGSRELANRARGILVFPNVLSAGFVVGGEYGDGALRVGGANRGYYRIISGSVGWQIGAQSKAIVLMFMTQEALDKFVASSGWTAGVDATVALAKIGANGTLDTNTAQQPIVGFVVTNAGLMAGVSLEGSKISKLDI, from the coding sequence ATGGAACGCAGATCGTTTCTGACGGTAGGGGCTGGACTGGTGGTGGCAAGTTCTGGCCTGCTGGGCGCGTGTACGACCACACCCAATGCGCCCACCGACAAGGCCGCCAAGCGCCGCGAGATCGATGGCGGCGTGGATGGCACGCTCAACAAGCTGTACGAGACGGCGAAGGGTTCGCGCGAACTCGCCAACCGCGCGCGCGGCATCCTGGTCTTCCCCAACGTCCTCTCGGCCGGCTTCGTCGTGGGTGGCGAATATGGCGATGGCGCGCTGCGCGTGGGCGGCGCCAACCGTGGCTATTACCGCATCATCTCGGGCTCGGTCGGCTGGCAGATCGGTGCGCAATCCAAGGCCATCGTCCTGATGTTCATGACCCAGGAAGCACTCGACAAGTTCGTTGCCAGCAGCGGCTGGACCGCCGGTGTGGACGCCACCGTGGCGCTGGCCAAGATTGGCGCCAATGGCACCCTGGACACCAATACCGCGCAGCAGCCCATCGTTGGCTTCGTGGTCACCAACGCGGGCCTGATGGCCGGCGTGAGCCTGGAAGGCTCGAAGATCAGCAAGCTCGACATCTGA
- a CDS encoding recombination-associated protein RdgC, translated as MWFKNLQLHRLSAPWSLAAEEVEECLARHAFFPGTSLEMQTQGWASPRDNGALVHQVGKQLLLTMRTEKKLLPSTVVNQVTKARAVELEEQQGFKPGRKQMRELKEQVTEELLPRAFSIRRDTRVWIDPVNGWLAIDAAAPAKADEVRGLLFKAIDPLPLDNLHVNQSPVTAMTDWLATDTAPAGFTLDQEMELQSSAESKATVRYVRHPLDAEDLRRHIAAGKRCTRLAMTWNDRVSFVLTESLTIKRVAPLDVIKEQADPSARDDEERFDGDFTMMAGELANLLSDLTAALGGERKL; from the coding sequence ATGTGGTTCAAGAATCTCCAGCTGCACCGTCTGTCCGCACCGTGGTCCCTCGCCGCCGAAGAGGTCGAGGAATGCCTGGCGCGCCACGCATTTTTCCCTGGCACCAGCCTGGAGATGCAAACCCAGGGCTGGGCCTCGCCGCGTGACAACGGCGCGCTCGTCCACCAGGTCGGCAAGCAGTTGCTGCTGACCATGCGCACCGAAAAGAAGCTGCTGCCGTCCACCGTGGTCAACCAGGTCACCAAGGCCCGCGCCGTGGAACTGGAAGAGCAGCAAGGCTTCAAGCCGGGCCGCAAGCAGATGCGCGAGCTCAAGGAGCAGGTCACCGAAGAACTGCTGCCACGCGCGTTCAGCATCCGGCGCGACACCCGCGTGTGGATCGACCCGGTCAACGGCTGGCTCGCCATCGACGCCGCCGCCCCGGCCAAGGCCGATGAAGTGCGCGGCCTGCTGTTCAAGGCCATCGACCCGCTGCCGCTGGACAACCTGCATGTGAACCAGTCGCCGGTCACCGCCATGACCGACTGGCTGGCCACCGACACGGCCCCGGCCGGCTTCACCCTCGACCAGGAAATGGAGCTGCAATCCAGCGCCGAGAGCAAGGCCACGGTGCGTTATGTGCGCCATCCGCTGGATGCCGAGGACCTGCGCCGCCACATTGCCGCCGGCAAGCGCTGCACGCGCCTGGCGATGACCTGGAACGACCGTGTGTCCTTCGTGCTCACCGAGTCGCTGACCATCAAGCGCGTGGCGCCGCTGGATGTCATCAAGGAGCAGGCCGACCCGAGCGCCCGCGACGACGAGGAACGCTTCGACGGCGACTTCACCATGATGGCCGGCGAACTGGCCAACCTGCTGTCGGACCTGACCGCCGCGCTCGGCGGCGAACGCAAGCTGTAA
- a CDS encoding IclR family transcriptional regulator, which translates to MKTRIDPSASRISGDLADPAEAATPAEPPARERRQRVQSAQTGMTVLKGLANLGGRASLTALAAHIGESPAKVHRYLASLIDEGLVAQASASQQYFLGVEAMLIGLAAMRQVDPIRIAEPSLVRLRESLDVTCFVAVMGNKGPTIVRFEEPGLPVTVNVRVGSVMPMLWSATGRALLGLLDEPRVRAMAEEELAAAPADLRAQLDRDDPIGVLRREVQAAGCAVVRDTNLKGISAVAAPLYDYTGRICAVLTALGATGGFDASMNGPIAVAVRHEAQVASGLLGYGAAPPGGGA; encoded by the coding sequence ATGAAGACAAGAATCGACCCAAGCGCCTCACGCATCTCAGGCGATCTCGCTGATCCCGCCGAAGCCGCCACGCCCGCTGAGCCGCCGGCGCGCGAGCGCCGCCAGCGCGTGCAGTCGGCGCAGACCGGCATGACGGTGCTCAAGGGCCTGGCCAACCTCGGCGGGCGCGCCAGCCTGACCGCGCTGGCTGCGCATATCGGCGAGAGCCCGGCCAAGGTGCACCGCTACCTGGCCAGCCTGATCGACGAGGGGCTGGTGGCGCAGGCGTCGGCATCGCAGCAGTATTTCCTGGGGGTGGAGGCCATGCTGATCGGCCTGGCAGCAATGCGGCAGGTCGATCCGATCCGGATCGCCGAGCCGTCGCTGGTCCGCCTGCGCGAGAGCCTGGACGTGACCTGCTTTGTGGCGGTGATGGGCAACAAGGGCCCGACCATCGTGCGCTTCGAGGAGCCGGGGCTGCCCGTGACGGTCAATGTGCGGGTGGGTTCGGTGATGCCGATGCTGTGGTCGGCCACGGGCCGCGCGCTGCTGGGCTTGCTCGACGAGCCGCGCGTGCGGGCGATGGCGGAAGAAGAACTCGCGGCGGCGCCGGCGGACCTGCGCGCGCAACTGGATCGCGATGACCCCATCGGCGTGCTGCGGCGCGAAGTGCAAGCCGCCGGGTGCGCGGTGGTGCGCGATACCAACCTGAAGGGCATCAGCGCCGTGGCGGCGCCGCTGTACGACTACACGGGCCGCATCTGCGCGGTGCTCACGGCGCTGGGCGCCACCGGCGGCTTCGATGCGTCGATGAATGGGCCCATCGCCGTGGCTGTGCGCCATGAGGCGCAGGTCGCCAGCGGGTTGCTGGGCTACGGCGCGGCGCCGCCGGGCGGCGGCGCCTGA
- a CDS encoding Bug family tripartite tricarboxylate transporter substrate binding protein has protein sequence MITIRKCIAAGLGLAAIPMLAATAAAEPAYPAKPVRWIVPYAAGGGSDFLARSIGQALSTRLGQPVLVDNKPGGNIAIGAAETARAPADGYTVLSADNGTLVFNPALYKTLSYNPVKDLAPVTLLGRFPMILVVGPGMSVNTVQEFVARAKSKPGGIDYASAGAGSPHHLAMELLKVEAGLNMVHAPYRGAAPALADVAGGQVPAMMVDLAAGAGFIKGGKVKALAVANPTRLPQLPDVPTFAEAGYKNVEAAALVGMVVPAATPPEIVATLNKQVVAAIKDPAVNKRLVDFGVEPVGNTPGQYAELLRSETTRWHKLIRDLKITLE, from the coding sequence ATGATCACAATACGCAAATGCATCGCCGCGGGCCTTGGCCTGGCCGCCATCCCCATGCTGGCGGCCACCGCTGCCGCCGAGCCGGCCTACCCCGCCAAGCCGGTGCGCTGGATCGTGCCGTACGCAGCCGGCGGCGGCTCGGACTTCCTGGCGCGCTCCATCGGCCAGGCCCTCTCGACCCGGCTTGGCCAGCCCGTGCTGGTGGACAACAAGCCGGGTGGCAATATCGCGATCGGCGCAGCGGAAACCGCACGCGCGCCGGCAGACGGCTACACGGTGCTGTCGGCGGACAACGGCACGCTGGTGTTCAACCCGGCGCTGTACAAAACGCTTTCCTACAACCCGGTCAAGGACCTGGCGCCAGTCACCTTGCTGGGCCGCTTTCCGATGATCCTGGTGGTGGGTCCGGGCATGAGCGTCAACACCGTGCAGGAGTTCGTCGCCCGCGCCAAATCCAAGCCGGGCGGCATCGACTACGCCTCGGCCGGTGCCGGGAGCCCGCACCATCTCGCCATGGAACTGCTCAAGGTTGAGGCAGGGCTGAACATGGTCCACGCGCCCTATCGCGGCGCGGCGCCCGCGCTGGCCGACGTGGCCGGCGGCCAGGTCCCGGCCATGATGGTCGACCTGGCCGCGGGCGCGGGCTTCATCAAGGGCGGCAAGGTCAAGGCGCTGGCCGTGGCCAACCCGACCCGCCTGCCCCAGTTGCCGGACGTGCCGACTTTTGCCGAGGCAGGCTACAAGAACGTGGAGGCCGCCGCGCTGGTGGGCATGGTGGTGCCGGCCGCCACGCCGCCGGAGATCGTCGCCACGCTGAACAAGCAGGTGGTGGCCGCGATCAAGGACCCGGCCGTGAACAAGCGGCTGGTGGACTTCGGCGTGGAACCGGTCGGCAACACGCCCGGGCAATACGCCGAACTGCTGCGCAGCGAGACCACCCGCTGGCACAAGCTGATCCGCGACCTGAAGATCACGCTGGAGTAA